Part of the Marasmius oreades isolate 03SP1 chromosome 5, whole genome shotgun sequence genome is shown below.
GACTTTGGGAAATTGGGTCATCGGGGGAACGCGCGCGCTTACACGAAGGTTTAGGTCGCAGTGAGGACGAAGGCGAGGGGATATCGATTTCCATATGCATGGCTTTTTTCAAGTGGCTCTTGTAGGAGACGACAAAACAAATTTCGGTGATGGATGAGAGTAAGTCGCGACGGCCCGGTAAGTCAGTCAACAATTAAATCTACACCTTGCAAAACAATTCATGTAGCTCTATCTCTAAAGAGAATTACAGGCTTGGATTTACAAACAAAATCAACCAGCAAAGAGCACAACCAGCCTTTATCCCTGAATGTTCAGCCCTCCACGCGGCAATCTAGGCTCGCCTTCAACATAGGGCTCGCCCGTCTCGGCTCGAAGCATATCGTTCAGCCATGCACCGTGAGGAGACAACTTCACACCACGACTGTACATAACTGCCAGGTACATCCAAGCAGCTGCGTTACCGACAGTGCCAACTTCGTCAGACACATGTGCTTTCGCATATTCGCTCATCCTCTTGTGTAAAGTCTCGTCAGTGAAAAGATCGTACAAATGCTTCGCAACGGCAGCATTGTCACCAGGAGTGACCAAGAAACCGCTCTTTCCGTCCTCGATCTGGAGAGGGATACCTCCGGTCCGGCAGGCGACAATAGGAATTCCTGTATGGATAGCCTCGGAGACCTTGACTTCAAAGCCTTCACGAGTAGAAAGCTGGAGGGCAACCCTGGCGTTAGACATCAGGGCATTGAGCACTACATTGAGTCAGTCTTTATGGTCGAAAATAAAATCGTGGCATCTTACGCTGGTCACTGGGGGGCAACCTCATAACAACAATGTCCTTGGCATATTCCGAATACTTGGAGTAAATCAGTTGCATAGTCTGATCGTAGATAATGCTGGCATCTGGATCGTCTACTGCGCCGTGACCGCAAATCAAGAGTTGAGGGGTCTCGTCCTCGTCGAGGTTTGCGAGCAGTTTCCGAAGCCTAGCATAGGAATCGACGACGTTCGGAATACCTTTGCTCGGGTCAAACCTGGTAGTATTTTGTCAGTCAGATGTTAGCAAATGTCAACGATACAGACCTCGCAACCTGGACAATGTAGTCGCGGGCCGGCCACTTCAGTTCATTCATCTTGTCCTTTACGCAGAGGTTGCGGAACTCGCCCATGTAAAATGAAGAGTCCTGCCAtatagatgaagatgaggagctTCCCAATTCTCAATATCTACCGACGTACCCAAGGGTCAAGTTCCTTGTTGAGCCCATCGAGCCAGTCCGTCGCAGCACCAAGGAGAGCCAGTTTCTCGACGGGAACATCGTCAGGAACGAACTTATTCACGGGATGGCCTGATGTTACCTTCGTATCAGTATCGATTAGGCACTAGAATATTGCACTGACTGATGAAGAGGTCGGCAAGTTTGATATAACTCCACAAGTGCTTCCACACGCCCTCCTGAGGAGAACCTGGAACATGAACTAGGTCCGATCTAATTTCGATATGAGAACGATAGACGATCGGAAGTTCTGGTCGGACTTTGCGGATTAAACCTTAAGGAAATTTGCAGAAGTATTAAGAGCGAGCGCCACTCGAAAGAATCATATTCACCGATGAGACCTGTGGGACATGATAAGTATGGGGGATAgcgttcaagatcttcatGATATACTCACCAACACATTGAGGATCGTCTGAATAGAGGGATTTAACCATCAACAACAATTGAGTTGACAGCTAGAATGTTTCATACCGATGAAAGCGACATCCACGCCACCAGGGGCAAGCGGTCCTCCCTCTGCTGTCCAGCGCAGGCCATTTTTCATGATCCATGCGTCGAAGGCTTCTTTAGCTTCATCGGTGAGGCGCAGATCAGGAGCAGCGACACCCTGCAGGATGTTGTGGTTGTTCTTTGTCGTCCGGAACACGCTCGGGGACGGGTTCGGGACGTACCTAAAAAATATGGCTCTCAATGAGGATGGCGCGATGAATTGAATTATCATGTACCAGGCAACATCCACATCAAGCAAGGTCAGGAATCTGATCAAAGCATGTCGCATCTGTTCAAAGCTTGAATACGGAATAAGGAACCAGAACGGAACTGGGCCTACCAAAGCAACACCACCTATGCGAATAACGTAAT
Proteins encoded:
- a CDS encoding uncharacterized protein (CAZy:GT4) — translated: MAAQPQNFESIPSAAVRRRLSSVAVDSKNKRPQVIPAYTSLTVCYFSPVSLPDGSESSSHQPMWAGIAGSATNNGTSFEIALSIHDSVYSTDFSFVSIALTPGNSEKTGKAIEQKVLETLRKFSQEHLCKFLGAGITLSLLRESPNLTTRLWLDMDIVPIVFNIKPFHTDSVTSRNIKHRISSTTGSYVPSGSDTPTVYVDADNAAAAAPHLTQGVAGMLPIPRTLDEQADSAARKCIMHFGPNNNPRLTIGPRNQVTVDAAGKIHLLDDLTEYRKTVGQGTWNAVNKLADELRERNVKIGFFSSTPQGGGVALVGPVPFWFLIPYSSFEQMRHALIRFLTLLDVDVAWYVPNPSPSVFRTTKNNHNILQGVAAPDLRLTDEAKEAFDAWIMKNGLRWTAEGGPLAPGGVDVAFIDDPQCVGLIGLIRKVRPELPIVYRSHIEIRSDLVHVPGSPQEGVWKHLWSYIKLADLFISHPVNKFVPDDVPVEKLALLGAATDWLDGLNKELDPWDSSFYMGEFRNLCVKDKMNELKWPARDYIVQVARFDPSKGIPNVVDSYARLRKLLANLDEDETPQLLICGHGAVDDPDASIIYDQTMQLIYSKYSEYAKDIVVMRLPPSDQLLNALMSNARVALQLSTREGFEVKVSEAIHTGIPIVACRTGGIPLQIEDGKSGFLVTPGDNAAVAKHLYDLFTDETLHKRMSEYAKAHVSDEVGTVGNAAAWMYLAVMYSRGVKLSPHGAWLNDMLRAETGEPYVEGEPRLPRGGLNIQG